From the genome of Athalia rosae chromosome 3, iyAthRosa1.1, whole genome shotgun sequence:
CTGGATCAAGAGTTATCTATACTCAAAGTCAAGGGCTTGGCAACGAATTCAGGGCTACGTACAGCCAACGTTGTTACTTACCGTCATTGACAAATGTCACAAGTCACATATTCCGACTCCTGAAGCTTGCAGTTGGAGAAAATTCGTAAAATTCACGGAATAAATATGCCGTAGTTACAgcatatttatatttcgagTCTCGAATCGTTCTCGCGCTTTTTGTTGGATCGTTTTCTACTCTCAAGGGTTCGGCGTGCACTGCAGTGCAGCCACCGCATTTTTATGGTTTTAAATGCGCCAGGCGGCGACGCGAGGCGTTGGGTGCGCAGACACAGGGAAACAAAAGCCTGCATTTCGGGATACGTCCTCATTTCCCTTCTGGGAGTTCGTCCCATTGTTGGTTCATACGTGGGCAGTTTCGCGCCTCAAGTCCCATTGTTCGGTGTTCACAGAAGATAAATCCGATTCTTTTAATGAAACTATAATCGGGGATCAGTTACAATAATTTTGAGAAGTCAGGCAGACGATAATAAGGTGAATATTTTACTGTTAATTCTTGTGCTATGAATACGCGATTTTtgtaataacaaaaaagatgTTGAAGCGATCCGTTTTCCAGCTGATCGCGCAGCTGCATCGCGGCATCGTAATTTCATAATTGTGAAACGTGCGCGAATGAATGTGAATATGATCCATCAACGTCTCTAGTTTGGACAAAGGACGATTAGTTCGGACGCAAAGAACTGCAGTAACGATTGCTGAATAAATGaagtgttgaataaatttttttctcacagatCTCACATTAGCCACGTGGGACACGTGGTTCTTCGGTGCATTGAAAGCTCATACGATAAGTAAGCATCTAACAATTGGAATTAAGAATTCGTAGTTTCTTGGCAGTCTTCGTTTCTGTTATAGCGCATAAACAATGAAGTCAATCGATAAACGATGTAACAGCTGACCGGgttggtaaaaataattgataaactATGTAAGGGTGAAAAATGAGGCGTGGTAATTTCGTTGGACAATTTGCTTTCAGGCATGTGTGCGAGGTCTGTGTGCAGGCTTAAGCTATCTGAATTTATAGACTACTCGAGTTGAATATTGATTCCTGATATCCCTCAAAATTCTCTGTACATACATCACCGGACGCAGGGAGACAGCTCGTGACGTCACAATCGCTAGCTTGTTGATAAATTCGGAATACCAAACACCCTCAAGTGTCATTAAGCCTTAGGATTAGACGTAGCGTTACCTACCCCAATTTTAACCCTTTGACGAGGATCGACCTACACTCATCGATCCCAAGTAGTCTAGCTATCGCAAATCGTCTCTcagtacgtatacatataaataaaagataataTGTAATGTTGAAAAGTTGAACATTCTGATTTCATGTTGCCATTTGCATCCGATAAACGGTGCATCCAGATTTTACTTTCCTCGCTTCACCGTCGTGCTGATATCCCCTGAAATGGAAAACCGAAAACATGACCTTTCAAAGTCCAGTCCAGCGTGCTTTTCTGGGGTcgtaggggagggggggggggatgaaaaaatattggcaTTGCAACGGGGGAGAAATAGACGGCATAAAATCCGACTGACTTGAATCAGTGCTACTTGTTTGTCTCAATATTGCGCATAACAATCGTGTCCAGCGAACGACGTTATTAGTCGAACAATTTACAATAATCGTAACGGGTAAATATTGTAGATCGTGTCTTTTTAAGTCATCATTATTACTTTTCCGCTGTCATTCGGGATCCGCGTCCGATGAATCAAACGCCTGCAGCTCTATGATTCCGGTGAAATTGAAACTAGGCAGGGAAGAGCTCAATTTTTCGCCATCATCCCAAGTTCTCGATACCTCATGACGACGTTTAACCGTGCTGCAGAGAGCCTGTTTCAGCAGACATATTCGCTTATTGAAATAAACTCGCGTATCCATTTGGCATTagttatacatacacctaaTCCTCTCCTCTATAGACCGTAGAATTCGCtgtcgtttttcgtttcacgcATGCGCCAATCGTTACGAATTACGCCAGGCACCCTCGTCCATCCTTACCCTCCATCATCCGTGTTTTGTAGCGCATAAGTGAGCACCTGGCAACCCCCGTTCCGTTGTTCCAGACACAGGGTAACGTGGCGGCCAGGACATGGACGTCAGATTATTAGTTTTGGTGATCGCGCTCGTCGGCCTCATGGCTGCAGGTGTTGGAACTCGCGTCCAGGGTGCTGCCGTAAGGATTGCTCAGCTAGCGTTCGCCGCAGCACTTCTGCCGCTCGTTTATAGCTACCACAGGAGGATCTACGTCATCCTGAAGACTCTGCCTCGAGACGTAAAGTGAGTTACGATTTTAAGTACCTGGTACAAACTTAATCCGGTGTACGGAACggttaaaaatcaaattcgctCTCTTTTCGGACGATCCTGTCTGGCGATGGCCCGGTGAAGGGTTCTCTGGGCGAGTTTCACGGCAAATAATCTCCCGACATTGTCCTGTGTTTTTTTACTGAAATAGACCGATGAAATCAAACTCCCTGACATGGAAAAGAAGCTTTGGCAATGCGACATAGTTTCGAGCAATTGCATTTTAAACGAGTACTGCCCGGTATAAAAACCGATCACAAAATAGAGGTGTTTCAAAAATGCACTATTTATATTGATGGTATCCGAAAGTTTTGCAAATTGGTAAACTTCGAATTTACCGTGTCTCTTCTCGTCTTTTAGTCGTCTTACAATTAAAtttgtacaattattattgagGAAGATGACCTGCATCGGTGTCGGAAGTTGacattataaataaatgaaaacacgCTGGTATTTCTTCACGGTTCTCCAGTTTGTTGATCTCATAAAACTCGCAAACTCCGGTACTGTACAGTATATGGTTTGATAACTATGAATCTAAATCTTTGACCTGGATCACTTGAGATAGAGAAATTTTATCGTCATCTGAGTTTTGTCGAGATCATTCATTTCGTTACGTGATGGTAGGGGGAATTGAAAAGGGGTAGCTGAAGAAGCCGTAAAATAGGGAGTTCGTTATAACGAACGTTTGGTAGCGTGCACATTACATTTATGCTATAGAATCGAGAATCGATGGAAAGTATACGTGCGTCctaaagtaaaaagaaaatattaattatcaaatttacGACCAATAGAAACCATTGTTCGACGAATTATGCAAGATAGCATTGCGCGCTTTACGCATCATTTGCATTTGTGACGAGATCGATATCTGCGAGTGAGTTGAAAGTAACACGAAAACCGTTATCTGTGAATAAGCGCgcattatatttattcaacataTTTCAACTGTCAGTGCAATAATATTGACGCTGTCGCGTTATCGCCAATTATCATATGTCCCAAACATTCTACGaacttattttatatttttacgtcCTACTCGCTATTGAATTACAAATTCGTAGGCGCAAGTAGAACAATTATGACGAATGGTTAACGCGATCAATTCATTGTTGCATTTTAAAacacagataataataatcatacgGGATGTCTTGCCCCAcattaaaatttgaaactaAGTTTCAACTGATATACCTTGAGGATCTACCTCCGGTTTAAAAGTTTTGTATGAACAGATGTTCCATTCTCACAATAACGTTCACTTATTTCGGCTGTATACGGAACCTACCAACATCTGACATCGAGGGCTCATCGCatccattaatttttcaaccttatgaaatattcgaagatGGCTAAACCTCCAATTGTTAGATTAAAGACGACTTTTCTGTTTCCAATGAATTTCTTTcgcagagaaaattaaaaaaacatgaCGATATCGTGACaacttcgtttttatttcaggtTTTTATATCGTTACGTTAACGCGGATATCGAAACGAAGGGATACGTAAGAAACAATATCACAGTCATCCAGATATTTTCGCAACGTGCGAGACTCTATCCCAACAAACCATGCTTCATTTTCGAGGGTCGAATCTGGACGAACGCAGATGTGAGCGCGTAAATCAGATAATATATTCGAACGAACTTCGCGAGCACAACCGACttattcgaaatattattttccagGTGGAAAAGCTCAGCAACCAGATAGCCTCGGTGTTCCAGAAGGCCGGTTACGTGAAAGGAGACGCTGTTGCACTGATGATGCACAACAGGCCGGAATATATAGCAACATGGCTAGGGTTGGGAAAACTCGGTGTGATAACGGCTCTGATAAACACCAATTTACGAATGCAGCCTTTGGTGCACTGTTTGTCGGCCGCAAAAGTGAAGGGAATCATATACACGCCGGAATTGACGTCAGGTGATTCTCCCCGCCCGTTAAAGTTCGCCCTAAAACGTCGAACGAACTTTCATCaaattctccttttcttcacAGCCATCGAAGAGATCACAGATTCCATCCAAGGAGTCGAAAGATACGAATGGGGAGACAATCAAAGTGAAGTAACCGACGGCGCAAAAAATATCCAACAACTTTTGGCTCAAAGCAGCACTTCCCCACCCGTCGTAGATCAAGCGCCCGGCTACAGGGATAATTTGCTCTACATTTACACGAGCGGTACAACCGGATTACCCAAAGCTGCTCTCATGCCGCACTCGAGGCAAGTTTCCAATTTCCGTTCACCGCTGCTTTCCATCCAGCGGGAACGGcgatcgtatattttttttctctccttctgtTTATCGATTAACTTCCTATTTTTTATCACCGTACGCACTAAGCGACATAAGCGACCGGCCAGTTTGTTCAACAGAACCGCTGTTACTTCTACTACATTCTTGCAgggggtatacatatagacttCGCGAATTATTAACGAGTATCGAGTGGCTGATGTAGGTCGTTCTTGAACGTTACGATATAACGATTATATCCTCGCAAGTATTACTGTGATATTTATCAAGCGGATAGAGACACGTGATGTAACCGAACACCTGCGATCaagaaaacgaattttttttttttcacgttcgtcGGACTCATAAATGTCCCATGTCTACAGCGTATAATATGCTATATTTCTAATCCTGTCAGAGAGGCCCCACAACTTTAAGAGAATGAGATTAGAGACGGGTATACGCTCGGGCGTTGGCGACTCTTCGCCCTGTACGATGCGAGATAAAGGGGTCGcagaaaattgttgaattttattcaacctgGACGAATCTACCGTGGATGGATCTAGActcgtgtcttttttttacagGTATCTGCTCATCACCATGGCTACATATCACATGCTGGGTCTCAGGGCGAACACTGACATCATGTACAATCCACTGCCGCTATATCATACCGCCGGAGGTCTGGTCGGTACCGGATGTGCGTTAGTCAAGGGAATACCTAGCGTTCTCAGAACCAAGTTCTCAGTTTCTGCTTATTGGACGGATTGTATCAAGTATAATTGCACGGTAAGTGCAATACCGATGCTTTTACCGGCTGCGCGGAGAGCGAAAACTTATGCTACTCACGTCCACATGTATAGCTGACAACGGGAAAATAACGAGTCTCTTCTTTACTTTCAGCTCTCTCAATACATCGGCGAGATGTGCCGCTATTTGTTATCGGCACCGGCTCGACCCGAAGACAGCGCTCATTCCGTGAGGTTGATGGTCGGCAACGGGATGCGACCCCAACTTTGGCAGGCGTTCGTCGATCGCttcaaaatcg
Proteins encoded in this window:
- the LOC105689848 gene encoding long-chain fatty acid transport protein 1-like, with amino-acid sequence MDVRLLVLVIALVGLMAAGVGTRVQGAAVRIAQLAFAAALLPLVYSYHRRIYVILKTLPRDVKFLYRYVNADIETKGYVRNNITVIQIFSQRARLYPNKPCFIFEGRIWTNADVEKLSNQIASVFQKAGYVKGDAVALMMHNRPEYIATWLGLGKLGVITALINTNLRMQPLVHCLSAAKVKGIIYTPELTSAIEEITDSIQGVERYEWGDNQSEVTDGAKNIQQLLAQSSTSPPVVDQAPGYRDNLLYIYTSGTTGLPKAALMPHSRYLLITMATYHMLGLRANTDIMYNPLPLYHTAGGLVGTGCALVKGIPSVLRTKFSVSAYWTDCIKYNCTLSQYIGEMCRYLLSAPARPEDSAHSVRLMVGNGMRPQLWQAFVDRFKIEQITEVYGSSEGNANIVNVDNQIGAVGFVPLILPKSLHPVALIRVTPDTCEPIRGPDGFCIRAETNEPGMFIGLIKQGNASREFNGYLDKEASKKKTIQNVFNKGDKAFLSGDILVQDEYGYFYFKDRTGDTYRWKGENVATAEVEGVVSNVAGHRDATVYGVPVPGMEGKAGMAAIVDPDSLLDFKALAEGLDKALPSYARPIFLRIVKELEMTSTFKLKKINLQKEGFDPNKIQDKVYFRSGNKEYVEVTPELYEEIISGTAKL